A region from the Drosophila mauritiana strain mau12 chromosome 2L, ASM438214v1, whole genome shotgun sequence genome encodes:
- the LOC117137822 gene encoding sodium bicarbonate cotransporter 3 isoform X1, with product MPQQAQLKHIHGHGRLPRVIATDSSRPWTMNSSSGDDEAPKDPRTGGEDFTQQFTENDFEGHRAHTVYVGVHVPGGRRHSQRRRKHHHSGPGGGGGGGGGGGSIGGSGSVGGGAGKDNVSEKQQEVERPVTPPAQRVQFILGEDVDDGTHVSHPLFSEMGMLVKEGDEIEWKETARWIKFEEDVEEGGNRWSKPHVATLSLHSLFELRRLLVNGSVMLDMEAQNLEVMADLVCDHMVSAGTLPPGVKDKVKDALLRRHRHQHEYAKKTRLPIIRSLADMRNHSSSKIEEHSASILGATTPISLTASEPGPPGSNGNSSLSTAAGAMGRFLTVPSGKPSNRTLEDMVKSPSNQSMARPGSGTELSEQQHKGNTHFMRKIPPGAEASNILVGEVDFLERTLSCFIRLSQAVVLGDLTEVPVPTRFVFILLGPPGSQSNFHEIGRAMATLMSDEIFHEVAYRARKRDHLLSGVDEFLDAVTVLPPGEWDPTIRIEPPAAIPSQEIRKRPPELPKEEVDEEEEEARLREENGLSRTGRLFGGLINDIKRKAPWYISDYKDALSMQCVASWIFLYFACLSPIITFGGLLAEATGKHMAAMESLVSGFVCGMGYGFFSGQPLTILGSTGPVLVFESIIYEFCLKMGWEYMTFRFWIGMWVAGICIVLTAIDASALVCYITRFTEENFATLIAFIFIYKAIENVMVIGKNFPVNQGIYDCVCTPPIGSNASVIDYAKYNWDSCESYNGTLVGGDCGKPPTENVFLMSVVLCAGTFLISTVLKEFKNALFFPSIVRQYISDFSVLIAIFAMSFFDYSLGVPTQKLEVPNELKPTLSTRGWLIPPFAEKNPWWSAIIAVFPALLGTILIFMDQQITAVIVNRKENKLKKGCGYHLDLFILSILIAICSMMGLPWFVAATVLSINHVNSLKLESECSAPGEKPQFLGVREQRVTHILIFLTIGVSVLLTPLLGNIPMPVLFGVFLYMGVASLKGLQFFDRILIMFMPAKYQPDYMFLRQVPIKRVHLFTMIQLACLIILWLIKSFSQTSILFPLMLVVMIGIRKALDLVFTRRELKILDDIMPEMTKRAAADDLHKLDAEDNHHQHPPGSGAGANYNADKSGPTTIHIPLSGNKPGTNGPTVNIPQEAVNRTTVWQQINKDGNGISEQLIIPVTLKVRQINGNHAPSSATLSPRLSPMHEADEYSEAPTNSPAHPAANQQQQQQQINNCKEAAKLDGSCSNNSQIGPANITPV from the exons ATGCCACAGCAGGCGCAGCTAAAACACATCCACGGACATGGCCGATTGCCCAGAGTGATAGCCACTGATAGCAGCAG ACCTTGGACCATGAACTCCTCCAGCGGCGATGACGAGGCGCCGAAGGATCCGCGCACTGGCGGCGAGGATTTTACGCAACAATTTACAGAGAATGATTTCGAGG GACATCGGGCCCACACCGTTTATGTGGGCGTCCATGTGCCAGGAGGACGACGCCACTCGCAGCGCCGCCGCAAGCACCACCACAGTGGCCCCGGAGGGGGTGGCGGTGGCGGAGGTGGAGGCGGCTCCATCGGCGGATCCGGAAGTGTGGGCGGTGGTGCGGGCAAGGACAACGTCAGCGAGAAGCAACAGGAAGTGGAGCGACCAG TGACTCCGCCGGCACAGCGAGTTCAATTCATACTCGGCGAGGATGTGGACGATGGCACACATGTATCGCATCCCCTGTTTTCGGAAATGGGGATGCTGGTGAAGGAGGGCGACGAGATCGAGTGGAAGGAGACAGCGCGATGGATCAAATTCGAGGAGGATGTGGAGGAGGGTGGCAACCGATGGTCGAAGCCCCACGTGGCCACGCTCTCCCTGCACTCCCTGTTCGAGCTGCGTCGCCTGCTGGTCAATGGCAGCGTGATGCTGGACATGGAGGCCCAAAATCTGGAGGTGATGGCCGATCTGGTGTGCGATCACATGGTCAGTGCGGGAACGTTGCCGCCCGGTGTCAAGGATAAGGTCAAGGACGCGCTCCTGCGACGCCATCGGCATCAGCACGAGTATGCCAAAAAGACGCGACTGCCAATCATTCGATCCCTGGCCGATATGCGCAATCACTCGTCATCAAAAA TTGAAGAGCACTCTGCCAGCATTTTGGGCGCCACAACGCCAATTTCCCTAACGGCCAGCGAACCGGGACCGCCCGGATCCAATGGAAATTCAAGCCTGAGCACCGCTGCCGGCGCCATGGGGCGTTTTCTAACGGTGCCCAGTGGAAAACCCAGCAACAGAACGCTCG AGGACATGGTCAAGAGTCCCAGTAACCAGTCGATGGCCAGGCCAGGAAGCGGAACGGAGCTCAGCGAGCAGCAGCACAAGGGCAACACCCACTTCATGAGGAAGATCCCGCCGGGCGCCGAGGCCAGCAACATTCTCGTGGGCGAGGTGGACTTCCTGGAGCGCACCCTGTCCTGCTTCATCCGCCTGAGCCAGGCGGTCGTCCTGGGCGATCTCACCGAGGTGCCAGTGCCAACAAG ATTCGTCTTCATCCTGCTTGGCCCGCCTGGCAGTCAGAGCAACTTCCACGAGATTGGCCGCGCAATGGCCACCCTGATGTCCGACGAGATCTTCCACGAGGTGGCGTACCGTGCCCGCAAGCGGGATCATCTGCTCTCCGGCGTGGATGAGTTCCTCGATGCGGTGACCGTACTGCCGCCAGGAGAATGGGATCCTACCATACGAATTGAGCCACCAGCGGCGATTCCCTCGCAGGAAATCAGGAAGCGTCCGCCAGAGTTGCCCAAGGAGGAGgtggacgaggaggaggaggaggcgcgTCTCCGCGAGGAGAACGGACTGTCCAGGACGGGAAGGCTTTTCGGAGGCCTCATCAACGACATCAAGAGGAAGGCGCCGTGGTACATAAGCGATTACAAGGACGCCCTATCCATGCAGTGTGTGGCATCGTGGATCTTTTTGTACTTCGCCTGCCTGTCGCCGATCATCACGTTCGGAGGACTCCTGGCGGAGGCCACTGGCAAGCACATGGCTGCGATGGAGTCCTTGGTCTCTGGGTTCGTTTGTGGCATGGGCTATGGCTTCTTTTCGGGTCAGCCGCTGACAATTCTCGGGTCCACCGGTCCAGTCCTGGTCTTTGAGTCAATTATCTACGAGTTCTGTCTGAAGATGGGCTGGGAATATATGACTTTCCGGTTCTGGATCGGCATGTGGGTCGCCGGCATTTGCATCGTCCTGACCGCGATTGATGCCAGTGCCCTCGTCTGCTACATCACCCGCTTCACCGAGGAGAACTTCGCCACCCTGATCGCTTTCATCTTCATCTACAAGGCCATTGAGAACGTGATGGTCATCGGAAAGAACTTCCCGGTCAATCAGGGCATATACGACTGCGTATGTACACCGCCAATTGGGAGCAATGCCAGTGTGATCGATTATGCCAAGTACAATTGGGATTCTTGTGAG TCCTACAATGGCACCTTGGTTGGTGGAGATTGCGGAAAACCGCCCACCGAAAACGTTTTCCTCATGTCTGTGGTCCTCTGCGCCGGCACCTTCCTCATCTCCACCGTGCTGAAGGAGTTCAAGAACGCCCTATTCTTCCCCTCGATTGTCCGCCAGTACATCAGCGATTTCTCCGTTCTCATCGCGATTTTCGCCATGAGTTTCTTCGACTATTCGCTGGGAGTTCCCACCCAGAAACTGGAGGTACCCAACGAGCTGAAACCCACGCTAAGCACCAGAGGCTGGCTCATCCCGCCGTTCGCCGAGAAGAATCCCTGGTGGTCGGCGATCATTGCCGTATTCCCTGCCCTCCTCGGTACCATCCTGATCTTCATGGACCAGCAGATCACGGCCGTTATCGTGAACCGCAAGGAGAACAAACTGAAGAAGGGCTGTGGCTACCATTTGGATCTGTTCATTCTCTCCATTCTGATTGCCATCTGCAGCATGATGGGTCTGCCTTG GTTCGTGGCCGCCACCGTGCTGAGCATCAACCACGTGAACTCGCTGAAATTGGAGTCGGAGTGCTCGGCCCCTGGTGAGAAGCCACAGTTCCTGGGAGTGCGCGAGCAGCGGGTGACCCACATCCTGATTTTCCTGACCATCGGTGTATCCGTGCTGTTGACCCCGCTGCTCGGTAACATTCCCATGCCGGTTCTTTTCGGTGTCTTTCTGTATATGGGCGTGGCCTCACTCAAGGGCTTACAGTTCTTCGATCGCATACTGATTATGTTCATGCCGGCGAAGTACCAGCCAGACTATATGTTCCTGCGCCAG GTTCCCATTAAACGTGTCCACCTGTTCACCATGATCCAACTGGCCTGCCTCATAATTCTCTGGCTGATCAAGTCCTTCTCGCAGACCTCCATTCTGTTCCCTCTGATGCTGGTGGTGATGATCGGCATCAGAAAGGCCCTGGATCTGGTGTTCACCCGGCGCGAGCTGAAGATCCTGGACGACATAATGCCGGAGATGACGAAGCGGGCGGCGGCGGATGATCTGCATAAACTGGACGCTGAG GACAATCACCATCAGCACCCCCCAGGATCTGGGGCGGGGGCCAACTACAATGCCGATAAGTCGGGTCCCACCACCATACACATTCCGCTCTCCGGCAACAAGCCCGGCACCAATGGACCCACAGTGAACATTCCCCAGGAGGCTGTCAATCGCACCACAGTCTGGCAGCAGATCAACAAGGATGGCAACGGCATCTCGGAGCAACTGATCATACCCGTCACCCTTAAAGTCCGCCAGATCAATGGCAACCA TGCCCCCTCGAGCGCCACCCTCTCGCCACGTCTTTCGCCCATGCACGAGGCGGATGAGTACAGTGAAGCTCCGACCAACAGTCCGGCACATCCGGCGGccaatcagcagcagcaacaacagcagatcAACAATTGCAAGGAGGCTGCCAAACTGGATGGATCCTGCTCAAACAACAGTCAGATCGGTCCGGCCAACATAACACCCGTCTAG
- the LOC117137822 gene encoding sodium bicarbonate cotransporter 3 isoform X4 — protein sequence MPQQAQLKHIHGHGRLPRVIATDSSRPWTMNSSSGDDEAPKDPRTGGEDFTQQFTENDFEGHRAHTVYVGVHVPGGRRHSQRRRKHHHSGPGGGGGGGGGGGSIGGSGSVGGGAGKDNVSEKQQEVERPVTPPAQRVQFILGEDVDDGTHVSHPLFSEMGMLVKEGDEIEWKETARWIKFEEDVEEGGNRWSKPHVATLSLHSLFELRRLLVNGSVMLDMEAQNLEVMADLVCDHMVSAGTLPPGVKDKVKDALLRRHRHQHEYAKKTRLPIIRSLADMRNHSSSKKDMVKSPSNQSMARPGSGTELSEQQHKGNTHFMRKIPPGAEASNILVGEVDFLERTLSCFIRLSQAVVLGDLTEVPVPTRFVFILLGPPGSQSNFHEIGRAMATLMSDEIFHEVAYRARKRDHLLSGVDEFLDAVTVLPPGEWDPTIRIEPPAAIPSQEIRKRPPELPKEEVDEEEEEARLREENGLSRTGRLFGGLINDIKRKAPWYISDYKDALSMQCVASWIFLYFACLSPIITFGGLLAEATGKHMAAMESLVSGFVCGMGYGFFSGQPLTILGSTGPVLVFESIIYEFCLKMGWEYMTFRFWIGMWVAGICIVLTAIDASALVCYITRFTEENFATLIAFIFIYKAIENVMVIGKNFPVNQGIYDCVCTPPIGSNASVIDYAKYNWDSCESYNGTLVGGDCGKPPTENVFLMSVVLCAGTFLISTVLKEFKNALFFPSIVRQYISDFSVLIAIFAMSFFDYSLGVPTQKLEVPNELKPTLSTRGWLIPPFAEKNPWWSAIIAVFPALLGTILIFMDQQITAVIVNRKENKLKKGCGYHLDLFILSILIAICSMMGLPWFVAATVLSINHVNSLKLESECSAPGEKPQFLGVREQRVTHILIFLTIGVSVLLTPLLGNIPMPVLFGVFLYMGVASLKGLQFFDRILIMFMPAKYQPDYMFLRQVPIKRVHLFTMIQLACLIILWLIKSFSQTSILFPLMLVVMIGIRKALDLVFTRRELKILDDIMPEMTKRAAADDLHKLDAEDNHHQHPPGSGAGANYNADKSGPTTIHIPLSGNKPGTNGPTVNIPQEAVNRTTVWQQINKDGNGISEQLIIPVTLKVRQINGNHAPSSATLSPRLSPMHEADEYSEAPTNSPAHPAANQQQQQQQINNCKEAAKLDGSCSNNSQIGPANITPV from the exons ATGCCACAGCAGGCGCAGCTAAAACACATCCACGGACATGGCCGATTGCCCAGAGTGATAGCCACTGATAGCAGCAG ACCTTGGACCATGAACTCCTCCAGCGGCGATGACGAGGCGCCGAAGGATCCGCGCACTGGCGGCGAGGATTTTACGCAACAATTTACAGAGAATGATTTCGAGG GACATCGGGCCCACACCGTTTATGTGGGCGTCCATGTGCCAGGAGGACGACGCCACTCGCAGCGCCGCCGCAAGCACCACCACAGTGGCCCCGGAGGGGGTGGCGGTGGCGGAGGTGGAGGCGGCTCCATCGGCGGATCCGGAAGTGTGGGCGGTGGTGCGGGCAAGGACAACGTCAGCGAGAAGCAACAGGAAGTGGAGCGACCAG TGACTCCGCCGGCACAGCGAGTTCAATTCATACTCGGCGAGGATGTGGACGATGGCACACATGTATCGCATCCCCTGTTTTCGGAAATGGGGATGCTGGTGAAGGAGGGCGACGAGATCGAGTGGAAGGAGACAGCGCGATGGATCAAATTCGAGGAGGATGTGGAGGAGGGTGGCAACCGATGGTCGAAGCCCCACGTGGCCACGCTCTCCCTGCACTCCCTGTTCGAGCTGCGTCGCCTGCTGGTCAATGGCAGCGTGATGCTGGACATGGAGGCCCAAAATCTGGAGGTGATGGCCGATCTGGTGTGCGATCACATGGTCAGTGCGGGAACGTTGCCGCCCGGTGTCAAGGATAAGGTCAAGGACGCGCTCCTGCGACGCCATCGGCATCAGCACGAGTATGCCAAAAAGACGCGACTGCCAATCATTCGATCCCTGGCCGATATGCGCAATCACTCGTCATCAAAAA AGGACATGGTCAAGAGTCCCAGTAACCAGTCGATGGCCAGGCCAGGAAGCGGAACGGAGCTCAGCGAGCAGCAGCACAAGGGCAACACCCACTTCATGAGGAAGATCCCGCCGGGCGCCGAGGCCAGCAACATTCTCGTGGGCGAGGTGGACTTCCTGGAGCGCACCCTGTCCTGCTTCATCCGCCTGAGCCAGGCGGTCGTCCTGGGCGATCTCACCGAGGTGCCAGTGCCAACAAG ATTCGTCTTCATCCTGCTTGGCCCGCCTGGCAGTCAGAGCAACTTCCACGAGATTGGCCGCGCAATGGCCACCCTGATGTCCGACGAGATCTTCCACGAGGTGGCGTACCGTGCCCGCAAGCGGGATCATCTGCTCTCCGGCGTGGATGAGTTCCTCGATGCGGTGACCGTACTGCCGCCAGGAGAATGGGATCCTACCATACGAATTGAGCCACCAGCGGCGATTCCCTCGCAGGAAATCAGGAAGCGTCCGCCAGAGTTGCCCAAGGAGGAGgtggacgaggaggaggaggaggcgcgTCTCCGCGAGGAGAACGGACTGTCCAGGACGGGAAGGCTTTTCGGAGGCCTCATCAACGACATCAAGAGGAAGGCGCCGTGGTACATAAGCGATTACAAGGACGCCCTATCCATGCAGTGTGTGGCATCGTGGATCTTTTTGTACTTCGCCTGCCTGTCGCCGATCATCACGTTCGGAGGACTCCTGGCGGAGGCCACTGGCAAGCACATGGCTGCGATGGAGTCCTTGGTCTCTGGGTTCGTTTGTGGCATGGGCTATGGCTTCTTTTCGGGTCAGCCGCTGACAATTCTCGGGTCCACCGGTCCAGTCCTGGTCTTTGAGTCAATTATCTACGAGTTCTGTCTGAAGATGGGCTGGGAATATATGACTTTCCGGTTCTGGATCGGCATGTGGGTCGCCGGCATTTGCATCGTCCTGACCGCGATTGATGCCAGTGCCCTCGTCTGCTACATCACCCGCTTCACCGAGGAGAACTTCGCCACCCTGATCGCTTTCATCTTCATCTACAAGGCCATTGAGAACGTGATGGTCATCGGAAAGAACTTCCCGGTCAATCAGGGCATATACGACTGCGTATGTACACCGCCAATTGGGAGCAATGCCAGTGTGATCGATTATGCCAAGTACAATTGGGATTCTTGTGAG TCCTACAATGGCACCTTGGTTGGTGGAGATTGCGGAAAACCGCCCACCGAAAACGTTTTCCTCATGTCTGTGGTCCTCTGCGCCGGCACCTTCCTCATCTCCACCGTGCTGAAGGAGTTCAAGAACGCCCTATTCTTCCCCTCGATTGTCCGCCAGTACATCAGCGATTTCTCCGTTCTCATCGCGATTTTCGCCATGAGTTTCTTCGACTATTCGCTGGGAGTTCCCACCCAGAAACTGGAGGTACCCAACGAGCTGAAACCCACGCTAAGCACCAGAGGCTGGCTCATCCCGCCGTTCGCCGAGAAGAATCCCTGGTGGTCGGCGATCATTGCCGTATTCCCTGCCCTCCTCGGTACCATCCTGATCTTCATGGACCAGCAGATCACGGCCGTTATCGTGAACCGCAAGGAGAACAAACTGAAGAAGGGCTGTGGCTACCATTTGGATCTGTTCATTCTCTCCATTCTGATTGCCATCTGCAGCATGATGGGTCTGCCTTG GTTCGTGGCCGCCACCGTGCTGAGCATCAACCACGTGAACTCGCTGAAATTGGAGTCGGAGTGCTCGGCCCCTGGTGAGAAGCCACAGTTCCTGGGAGTGCGCGAGCAGCGGGTGACCCACATCCTGATTTTCCTGACCATCGGTGTATCCGTGCTGTTGACCCCGCTGCTCGGTAACATTCCCATGCCGGTTCTTTTCGGTGTCTTTCTGTATATGGGCGTGGCCTCACTCAAGGGCTTACAGTTCTTCGATCGCATACTGATTATGTTCATGCCGGCGAAGTACCAGCCAGACTATATGTTCCTGCGCCAG GTTCCCATTAAACGTGTCCACCTGTTCACCATGATCCAACTGGCCTGCCTCATAATTCTCTGGCTGATCAAGTCCTTCTCGCAGACCTCCATTCTGTTCCCTCTGATGCTGGTGGTGATGATCGGCATCAGAAAGGCCCTGGATCTGGTGTTCACCCGGCGCGAGCTGAAGATCCTGGACGACATAATGCCGGAGATGACGAAGCGGGCGGCGGCGGATGATCTGCATAAACTGGACGCTGAG GACAATCACCATCAGCACCCCCCAGGATCTGGGGCGGGGGCCAACTACAATGCCGATAAGTCGGGTCCCACCACCATACACATTCCGCTCTCCGGCAACAAGCCCGGCACCAATGGACCCACAGTGAACATTCCCCAGGAGGCTGTCAATCGCACCACAGTCTGGCAGCAGATCAACAAGGATGGCAACGGCATCTCGGAGCAACTGATCATACCCGTCACCCTTAAAGTCCGCCAGATCAATGGCAACCA TGCCCCCTCGAGCGCCACCCTCTCGCCACGTCTTTCGCCCATGCACGAGGCGGATGAGTACAGTGAAGCTCCGACCAACAGTCCGGCACATCCGGCGGccaatcagcagcagcaacaacagcagatcAACAATTGCAAGGAGGCTGCCAAACTGGATGGATCCTGCTCAAACAACAGTCAGATCGGTCCGGCCAACATAACACCCGTCTAG
- the LOC117137822 gene encoding sodium bicarbonate cotransporter 3 isoform X2: MPQQAQLKHIHGHGRLPRVIATDSSRPWTMNSSSGDDEAPKDPRTGGEDFTQQFTENDFEGHRAHTVYVGVHVPGGRRHSQRRRKHHHSGPGGGGGGGGGGGSIGGSGSVGGGAGKDNVSEKQQEVERPVTPPAQRVQFILGEDVDDGTHVSHPLFSEMGMLVKEGDEIEWKETARWIKFEEDVEEGGNRWSKPHVATLSLHSLFELRRLLVNGSVMLDMEAQNLEVMADLVCDHMVSAGTLPPGVKDKVKDALLRRHRHQHEYAKKTRLPIIRSLADMRNHSSSKKKKSNSKHSRPAQNLPSITEDMVKSPSNQSMARPGSGTELSEQQHKGNTHFMRKIPPGAEASNILVGEVDFLERTLSCFIRLSQAVVLGDLTEVPVPTRFVFILLGPPGSQSNFHEIGRAMATLMSDEIFHEVAYRARKRDHLLSGVDEFLDAVTVLPPGEWDPTIRIEPPAAIPSQEIRKRPPELPKEEVDEEEEEARLREENGLSRTGRLFGGLINDIKRKAPWYISDYKDALSMQCVASWIFLYFACLSPIITFGGLLAEATGKHMAAMESLVSGFVCGMGYGFFSGQPLTILGSTGPVLVFESIIYEFCLKMGWEYMTFRFWIGMWVAGICIVLTAIDASALVCYITRFTEENFATLIAFIFIYKAIENVMVIGKNFPVNQGIYDCVCTPPIGSNASVIDYAKYNWDSCESYNGTLVGGDCGKPPTENVFLMSVVLCAGTFLISTVLKEFKNALFFPSIVRQYISDFSVLIAIFAMSFFDYSLGVPTQKLEVPNELKPTLSTRGWLIPPFAEKNPWWSAIIAVFPALLGTILIFMDQQITAVIVNRKENKLKKGCGYHLDLFILSILIAICSMMGLPWFVAATVLSINHVNSLKLESECSAPGEKPQFLGVREQRVTHILIFLTIGVSVLLTPLLGNIPMPVLFGVFLYMGVASLKGLQFFDRILIMFMPAKYQPDYMFLRQVPIKRVHLFTMIQLACLIILWLIKSFSQTSILFPLMLVVMIGIRKALDLVFTRRELKILDDIMPEMTKRAAADDLHKLDAEDNHHQHPPGSGAGANYNADKSGPTTIHIPLSGNKPGTNGPTVNIPQEAVNRTTVWQQINKDGNGISEQLIIPVTLKVRQINGNHAPSSATLSPRLSPMHEADEYSEAPTNSPAHPAANQQQQQQQINNCKEAAKLDGSCSNNSQIGPANITPV; the protein is encoded by the exons ATGCCACAGCAGGCGCAGCTAAAACACATCCACGGACATGGCCGATTGCCCAGAGTGATAGCCACTGATAGCAGCAG ACCTTGGACCATGAACTCCTCCAGCGGCGATGACGAGGCGCCGAAGGATCCGCGCACTGGCGGCGAGGATTTTACGCAACAATTTACAGAGAATGATTTCGAGG GACATCGGGCCCACACCGTTTATGTGGGCGTCCATGTGCCAGGAGGACGACGCCACTCGCAGCGCCGCCGCAAGCACCACCACAGTGGCCCCGGAGGGGGTGGCGGTGGCGGAGGTGGAGGCGGCTCCATCGGCGGATCCGGAAGTGTGGGCGGTGGTGCGGGCAAGGACAACGTCAGCGAGAAGCAACAGGAAGTGGAGCGACCAG TGACTCCGCCGGCACAGCGAGTTCAATTCATACTCGGCGAGGATGTGGACGATGGCACACATGTATCGCATCCCCTGTTTTCGGAAATGGGGATGCTGGTGAAGGAGGGCGACGAGATCGAGTGGAAGGAGACAGCGCGATGGATCAAATTCGAGGAGGATGTGGAGGAGGGTGGCAACCGATGGTCGAAGCCCCACGTGGCCACGCTCTCCCTGCACTCCCTGTTCGAGCTGCGTCGCCTGCTGGTCAATGGCAGCGTGATGCTGGACATGGAGGCCCAAAATCTGGAGGTGATGGCCGATCTGGTGTGCGATCACATGGTCAGTGCGGGAACGTTGCCGCCCGGTGTCAAGGATAAGGTCAAGGACGCGCTCCTGCGACGCCATCGGCATCAGCACGAGTATGCCAAAAAGACGCGACTGCCAATCATTCGATCCCTGGCCGATATGCGCAATCACTCGTCATCAAAAA AGAAAAAATCTAATTCTAAACACTCGCGACCCGCACAAAACCTGCCATCGATCACAGAGGACATGGTCAAGAGTCCCAGTAACCAGTCGATGGCCAGGCCAGGAAGCGGAACGGAGCTCAGCGAGCAGCAGCACAAGGGCAACACCCACTTCATGAGGAAGATCCCGCCGGGCGCCGAGGCCAGCAACATTCTCGTGGGCGAGGTGGACTTCCTGGAGCGCACCCTGTCCTGCTTCATCCGCCTGAGCCAGGCGGTCGTCCTGGGCGATCTCACCGAGGTGCCAGTGCCAACAAG ATTCGTCTTCATCCTGCTTGGCCCGCCTGGCAGTCAGAGCAACTTCCACGAGATTGGCCGCGCAATGGCCACCCTGATGTCCGACGAGATCTTCCACGAGGTGGCGTACCGTGCCCGCAAGCGGGATCATCTGCTCTCCGGCGTGGATGAGTTCCTCGATGCGGTGACCGTACTGCCGCCAGGAGAATGGGATCCTACCATACGAATTGAGCCACCAGCGGCGATTCCCTCGCAGGAAATCAGGAAGCGTCCGCCAGAGTTGCCCAAGGAGGAGgtggacgaggaggaggaggaggcgcgTCTCCGCGAGGAGAACGGACTGTCCAGGACGGGAAGGCTTTTCGGAGGCCTCATCAACGACATCAAGAGGAAGGCGCCGTGGTACATAAGCGATTACAAGGACGCCCTATCCATGCAGTGTGTGGCATCGTGGATCTTTTTGTACTTCGCCTGCCTGTCGCCGATCATCACGTTCGGAGGACTCCTGGCGGAGGCCACTGGCAAGCACATGGCTGCGATGGAGTCCTTGGTCTCTGGGTTCGTTTGTGGCATGGGCTATGGCTTCTTTTCGGGTCAGCCGCTGACAATTCTCGGGTCCACCGGTCCAGTCCTGGTCTTTGAGTCAATTATCTACGAGTTCTGTCTGAAGATGGGCTGGGAATATATGACTTTCCGGTTCTGGATCGGCATGTGGGTCGCCGGCATTTGCATCGTCCTGACCGCGATTGATGCCAGTGCCCTCGTCTGCTACATCACCCGCTTCACCGAGGAGAACTTCGCCACCCTGATCGCTTTCATCTTCATCTACAAGGCCATTGAGAACGTGATGGTCATCGGAAAGAACTTCCCGGTCAATCAGGGCATATACGACTGCGTATGTACACCGCCAATTGGGAGCAATGCCAGTGTGATCGATTATGCCAAGTACAATTGGGATTCTTGTGAG TCCTACAATGGCACCTTGGTTGGTGGAGATTGCGGAAAACCGCCCACCGAAAACGTTTTCCTCATGTCTGTGGTCCTCTGCGCCGGCACCTTCCTCATCTCCACCGTGCTGAAGGAGTTCAAGAACGCCCTATTCTTCCCCTCGATTGTCCGCCAGTACATCAGCGATTTCTCCGTTCTCATCGCGATTTTCGCCATGAGTTTCTTCGACTATTCGCTGGGAGTTCCCACCCAGAAACTGGAGGTACCCAACGAGCTGAAACCCACGCTAAGCACCAGAGGCTGGCTCATCCCGCCGTTCGCCGAGAAGAATCCCTGGTGGTCGGCGATCATTGCCGTATTCCCTGCCCTCCTCGGTACCATCCTGATCTTCATGGACCAGCAGATCACGGCCGTTATCGTGAACCGCAAGGAGAACAAACTGAAGAAGGGCTGTGGCTACCATTTGGATCTGTTCATTCTCTCCATTCTGATTGCCATCTGCAGCATGATGGGTCTGCCTTG GTTCGTGGCCGCCACCGTGCTGAGCATCAACCACGTGAACTCGCTGAAATTGGAGTCGGAGTGCTCGGCCCCTGGTGAGAAGCCACAGTTCCTGGGAGTGCGCGAGCAGCGGGTGACCCACATCCTGATTTTCCTGACCATCGGTGTATCCGTGCTGTTGACCCCGCTGCTCGGTAACATTCCCATGCCGGTTCTTTTCGGTGTCTTTCTGTATATGGGCGTGGCCTCACTCAAGGGCTTACAGTTCTTCGATCGCATACTGATTATGTTCATGCCGGCGAAGTACCAGCCAGACTATATGTTCCTGCGCCAG GTTCCCATTAAACGTGTCCACCTGTTCACCATGATCCAACTGGCCTGCCTCATAATTCTCTGGCTGATCAAGTCCTTCTCGCAGACCTCCATTCTGTTCCCTCTGATGCTGGTGGTGATGATCGGCATCAGAAAGGCCCTGGATCTGGTGTTCACCCGGCGCGAGCTGAAGATCCTGGACGACATAATGCCGGAGATGACGAAGCGGGCGGCGGCGGATGATCTGCATAAACTGGACGCTGAG GACAATCACCATCAGCACCCCCCAGGATCTGGGGCGGGGGCCAACTACAATGCCGATAAGTCGGGTCCCACCACCATACACATTCCGCTCTCCGGCAACAAGCCCGGCACCAATGGACCCACAGTGAACATTCCCCAGGAGGCTGTCAATCGCACCACAGTCTGGCAGCAGATCAACAAGGATGGCAACGGCATCTCGGAGCAACTGATCATACCCGTCACCCTTAAAGTCCGCCAGATCAATGGCAACCA TGCCCCCTCGAGCGCCACCCTCTCGCCACGTCTTTCGCCCATGCACGAGGCGGATGAGTACAGTGAAGCTCCGACCAACAGTCCGGCACATCCGGCGGccaatcagcagcagcaacaacagcagatcAACAATTGCAAGGAGGCTGCCAAACTGGATGGATCCTGCTCAAACAACAGTCAGATCGGTCCGGCCAACATAACACCCGTCTAG